The sequence GTTGTGCGAGGCCGACAGCATCACGCCGAGGTCGGCGTCCAGCGCGTGGGCCAGATGCGCCACCGCGGGCGTCGGCAGGACGCCGAGCCGCAGCACGTCCACCCCGGCGCTCGCGAGGCCCGCCACGACCGCGGCCTCCAGGAACTCGCCCGAGGCGCGGGGGTCGCGGCCGACCACCGCGACCGGGCGGTGCCCCTTGAACGCGCCCTGCTCCCCCAGCACTCGCGCCGCCGCGACGGACAGGTCCATGGCGAGCGGGGCGGTCAGGTCGCGGTTGGCGAGTCCGCGCACGCCGTCGGTCCCGAACAGACGAGCCACAGTTCAACTCCCGATCAGAGGAAAGGTTCCGGAAAAGAGGGAGAGGACACCCGGAAAAGCGGACGAGCCGCCGCACCCGGGTGCGCCGGCCGTGCGGGCCGGCTGCGGAGAAGCCACGGGGTGCGACGGCTCGTGCCGTCGATCAACGCTTGCTGTACTGCGGAGCCTTGCGGGCCTTCTTGAGACCGGCCTTCTTGCGCTCGGGCACCCGCGCGTCGCGGGTGAGGAAGCCGGCCTTCTTCAGCGCCGGGCGGTGCTCGATGTTGGCGAACTGCAGCGCGCGGGAGATGCCGAGGCGCAGCGCGCCGGCCTGGCCGGTGGTGCCGCCGCCGTTCACGCGAGCGAGCACGTCGAACTGGCCCTCCAGGCCCAGCAGCACGAACGGCTCGTTCACGATCTGCTGGTGCACCTTGTTCGGGAAGTACTGGTCCAGGGTGCGGCCGTTGATCTTCCACTGGCCGCTGCCGGGGACGATGCGGACCCGCGCGATGGCCTGCTTGCGGCGGCCGGTGCCGGCCGCCGGGCCGGTCGCGACCGGCTGGCCGAGGAGGCCCTCGCCGGCGGACTCGGGGGTCTCGGTGCTGTACTCGGAGGGAGCTTCCTCGTACGAGTCGAGCTCGGCGGCCTGCTCGGCGCCGGTGGTGTCGTCCACGGTTCTCCTTGTGGTGTTCTAGCCAGGGCGGCTGGCCCGTCAGGCGGGTGCCCCGGCGGCCTCTGCTTCCGGGTCGCGCACGATCGCTCGTGCGCGGGCGTCACTTCTTGATCTGGCTGATCTGGGTGATCTCGAACGGGACCGGCTTCTGCGCCTGGTGCGGGTGGTCCGGCCCGGCGTAGACCTTCACCTTGCCGAACATCTTCCGGCCGAGGGAGTTCTTGGGCAGCATGCCCTTGATCGCCTTCTCGACCGCCCGCTCGGGGTGCTTGGCCAGCAGGTCGGCATAGCTCACCGAGCGCAGACCGCCCGGGTAGCCGGAGTGCCGGTAGGCCCGCTTCTGCTCCAGCTTGTTGCCGGACAGCGCCACCTTGTCGGCGTTCACGATGACGACGAAGTCACCGGTGTCGAGGTGCGGGGCGTAGATCGGCTTGTGCTTACCCCGGAGCAGCTGTGCGACCTGACTGGCGAGACGGCCCAGCACGACATCGGTCGCGTCGATGACGTACCACTGACGCTGGACGTCAGCGGGCTTAGGGGTGTACGTGCGCACGGTCGTCAGCCTTCGTTTCTCGTCGACTCTCAGCGGTCTCGATCCTCCACCCGTCCTCGCGGACGGGTGCCACTGGCAGCGGAATCCTGCTCGCGCCGATCAGAGGATCACCCGACCCGGCGCTCCGGGATGCCGGGGCCCGCACGCGGCCACGGGGGCGCACATGATGGGGACACACCGACAGGTCGTCGCGCCTCCCGCCTGCAGCGAGCAGGCGCCGACGCACACAACAAACACGCAGGATACTCGGCCGCGCGCACACGGGTCAAAACGAGCCGCCGTGGCGCTTCCAGCCGCGTGCCCAGTATGCCGCATCTCCCGGAATGCCCGAAAGAGGACGTTCAGCACCGCAACGATCACGCTTTGTAGCGATTCGGCCTTTTCTGGAATCATTTCGGTAACGGAGGGTCCATATCGGGATATGGTGCCGGGCGACCGGTCCACGCCGGCTCACGCCGGCCCGCACCCGGGAGCCCCCGCTGACTACTCCCCGCAGACCAGCCGATCCCGCCGGAGGCCGCCGGCCCGGCAACGCCGGGCGCTCCGGCCCCGCGCGGCGCGGCGCCTCGGCGCCCCGTGACGTCCCCGCGCGGCCCGACGGCCCTCCCTACCGGGACGAACTCGTCGCCAGCGGCCCGCGGCGCGCCCACCGGGAACCCCCGCCCGCGGGGCCGCGGCCGGGCGACGGCGACGCGTTCTGGAACGACCGCCCGCCGCGCGGGAAGCGCACGAAGCGGAAAGGCGCGAGGGGGATCGTCGTGGCCGCCACCGCGTCCGCCCTCGCCATCGGCACCGGCGTCGTGATCGACCGCCTCGTCCTGCCTCAGTTCCGGTCGGAGAAGACGTCCGCCTCCGGGGCGCAGCGCGACCCGTCCGTAGAGGTCCCGACCGGACCGCAGAGCGACCCGCTCGCCGCGACCGGCAAGGGCTCCGGTTCCGGCTCGGGATCCGGTTCGGGCACGGGCGCGGGCGGCCGGACGAGCGCCTCTCCCGCGCCGACCGCCGAGGAGCAGACGCCGCCGCTGAAGGTGATCCATCCGCCGAAGAGCGCGTCGGCCAAGCCCTCCAAGTCCAAGCGGTCCCCCGGGTCGGACGCCCCCTCGACGCCGGGCGGGGGCACGACCCCGGGCGGCGGGTCCGGCGGCTCCGGCGGAGCGTCCGGCCCCGAGGCGAGCGTGGTGTCGCTCACCAACGCCGAACGCGCCAAGCACGGCTGCCCGGCGCTGCGCACCGACGCGCGGCTCGCCACCGCCGCCCGCAAGCACTCGGCGGACATGGCGGCCAACAACTACTTCGACCACACGTCCCGCAACGGCGACAGCCCGTGGAAACGGATGGAGGACGCCGGGTACAGCAGCCCCGGGGCGGAGAACATCGCCAAGGGCTACCCGACCGCCTCGGCCGTCGTGAAGGGCTGGATGGACAGCCCCGGCCACCGGGCCAACATCCTGAACTGCGGGCTGCGCGCCATCGGCGTCGGGATGGCCTCGGGGTCCGGCGGGCCGCTGTGGACGCAGGACTTCGGCTGGAAGTGACCGCCCCCGCCCGGCGGGGACACGACCTTCGGCAAATCACCGGCGTCCGGTTCGCCCCCATGTCATGGTGGGTGTCGCGAAGGTCCAGAACCCTGAACGAGGAACGGTAAGGTCCAACCCATGGGTTATCCGGGCGATCAAGGCAAACCCGGCGACTGGCCTCCCCGGCAGTCGCCGCACGCGCCGTACGGACCCGGAGCCGAAGCGCCACCGTACGGCCAGGACAACGACGAATCCCCTTTCGCACCACGTGACGAGGGGCCCGGCACGCCGCCGTTCGGCGGCGGCGGCAGCTTCGGCCAGGACAAGTTCGGCCAGGACAACTTCGGCAACGACGGGTTCGGCAACGCCCCGTACGGCGGCGGTGCGCCCGGTGGCGGGCCCGGGGGCGAGGCGCCCGGCGAGCAGACCGCGGCCTGGTCCGACCAGCCGCCCGCATGGGGCGACGAGCCCGTCGCCGGCGGCGCCTATGGCGAGAACCCCCCGGGCGAGGGCGGCTTCGGCTCCTACGAGGGCATGCCGCCCGGGCCGTCCGGCCCGCCCGAGCGCCCCGAGCGCCGCCGCAACCTGCCGCTGATCATCGGCGGCGCCGCGGTCGCCGGGATCCTCCTCATCGGCGGCGGCGTCGGACTGTCGTCGATGCTGAAGGGCGACTCCAAGCCGGAGTCGAAGCCGACGCAGGCCACGTCCCGGCAGCCGCAGGCCACGCCGAGCCCCACGCAGCCCGTCCTTGCTCCGGTGAAGCTGCAGAGCCGCACCACCGACCCCGCGCCGCTGACCCTCAAGGAGGTCTTCGGCAAGGCGACGTTCAAGTCGGGCCGTCTCAAGTACGTGCGGACGGCCGCCACCGGGAAGAAGAGCTGCACCGGCGTCGTCGGCGGCACGGCGCTGGCGAAGGCCCTCAAGAAGGGGCGCTGCACGCAGTCGCTCCGGGCCACCTACGCCCTCAGCAACGGCTCCCTCATCGGCACGGTCGGCGTGTTCAACCTGCAGACCGAGACCGCGGCCAAGACGGCCGTGAAGGCCGCCGCCGCCAAGGACGCGTTCCTGGTGGCGCTGCCCGGCAAGGGCGTCAGCAAGAACAACGGCAAGGGCGAGGCGCTCGGCACCTCGCAGGCGCGCGGCCACTACGTCATCATGACCTGGGTGCAGCGGCCGGACGGCAAGAAGATTTCCACCAAGTACCATGCCGCCGTCCGGGTCTTCGGCACCCAGCTGGTCAAGGGCAGCAACCTGGCACTGGCGCTGCACTACCGGGAGACCGAAGGCAAGCCCCTTCAGAAGTGACCCCCATGAATACCCTCACTGCTTATGTCTGGACCTAGAGACGCACGGGAGCACGGCGAGCAGGCCGACGAGGCCGCTCCCCTCAAGCTCCCCGCCTTCGGGCTGGAGGCCCCCTGGTGGGCCGCGGAGTCCGCGGACGCCGCCCCGCCGGCCGAGCAGGCGCCGGAGATGCTGTCGGCGCCCGTGGTCGAGGAGGCCCTGGCCGAGGAGGCCCTCGCCGAGGCGGACGTCTCCGCTCCTGAGGCCCCCCGCCTCCCCGAGGTCCCCACCGCTCCCCACATCGCCTCGGCCCCGCCAGGGACGCTCGTCGCCGGGAGGGGCGTCCCGCGCGTCGACTCCCGCGGCGCCGTCCCCGCCGAGCCGATCGTCAAGCCACCGATCTCCCCCGACGAGACCGACCCCGAAGGCTTCCCGCCCGTCCCGCCCGTGCAGGGCGGGTTCCCGGACGCGACGCCACGAGGCGAGGGCGCGGGGGTCGTCACACCAGAGACCGAGGCCACCGTGGAACACCCCGCCGCGACCGACACCGCGACGGACATCCCCGCGTCGCTTTCGGCGTTCGAGAAGGCCAAGAAGGCGGAGGACTCCGCCTCGCTCGCGCCCGTGCTCGTCCCGGACGCCATCCTGCCGCCCGGCGTCGTCCCGCCCACCGGAAGCGGCCCGTTCCCACACGCCGACCCGGCAGCGGTGGGCGCGGCGGACGCCGAACAGCCCCAGGCGGGCACGCCGCTCTTCCCTGGCGAGGGCGCCGCCCCGGCCGACGCCCCGCCGCCCGGACGCCCTCCCCAGGGCATGCCCGTCACCGGCCGGGCCGGCGGCAAGGGGCGCCCGGTGCTGATCGGCGGCGTCGCCGCCGTCATCCTCGCGGCGGTCGGCGCCCTGTTCCTCATCGGCGGAACGGGATCGGACGGCGACGACGGCAAGGACCGCAGGACCCCCGAGTCGCCCGCGGCGGCGCAGACCACGCCCCCGGTCACACCGTCCGCCACGGCCGCCGCCCCCGTGGACATCACCAACGAGAAGACCGACACCGCCGACCTGACGTTCCACGACGTCTTTCCGACCGAGACCATCCGGTTCGGCGACCGGACCTACCTCCGGGACCGCTGGTCGCTCAACCGGGACGTCACCTACGCGGCCCGCGGCTCCATGCTCGCCGCCCTGCGCAAGGACCAGTGCCGCAAGATCGTCCGTGCCACCTACATCGACCCGGAGAGCAAGCTCGCCGTCACCTCGGGGATCGCGGTGATGCCGACGAAGGCGGCCGCGATCGCCGTGAGCAAGTCGGGCGACCCCGCCCGCTACGAGTGGTTCCGCGGCATGGCGGGCAAGCGGTCCCCCGACATCGACCAGGCCGGCGGGTACGCGGCGGCGACCGTCCGCGGCCGGTACGTCGCCTACGCCTACGTCCAGTGGGCGAACGGCAGGAAGGCCAAGCCCGGCGACCCGACGATCAAGAAGGCGGCGCAGCTCTTCCTGGACTACGACCTGCGCCCGATCGTGGCGCGGTCCCGGGGCTGAGCCGCGGGACGGCGGGTCAGCCGCCCTGCCGGGGCGCGGCGCCGCCGGGCGGGGCGGGCGGCTGGTCGGCGGCCGCGGCGGCCGTGGCGTTCAGCGTCCGTACGCGGCGGGTCTCCTGGGCCCGCCTGGCCAGGCTCTCGTCCTCGGGATACCGGATCTCCTCCAGCGACAGGCCGTGTGCGGGCGCCACGTTCACGCCGGAGTCGCGGACGCGCGCCGCGAGCACCTGCGCGGGCCACTCGACCTCGCGCCGCCCGTCCCCCACCATCAGCAGCGCGCCGACGAGCGCGCGGACCATCGAGTGGCAGAACGCGTCGGCCTGCACGGTGGCGAGCGCGAGGTGCGGGTCGCGGTCGTCGCGCGCCCACTCGTAGCGCAGCAACTCGCGGATCGTCGTCGCGCCCTCCCGCCTGCGGCAGTACGCGGCGAAGTCGTTCTCGCCGACCAGCCTGCGGGCGGCCTCGTTCATCCGGCCGAGGTTCAGGGGGCGGGGGTGCCACAGCACGTCGTGGCGGCGCAGCGGCTCCACCCCGAAGGGGTTGTCGCACACCCGGTACACGTAGCGGCGCGACAGCGCGGAGAACCGCGCGTCGAACCCCTCCGGGGCGATCGACACGCGCCACACCCGCACGTCCGGGGGCAGCAGCCCGGCGAGACGGCGCGGCATCGTCCCGTTGATCGCCGAGTAGGCGGCGACGGGGACGACGAGGTGGGCGACCTGCCCGCGGGCGTGGACGCCGGCGTCGGTGCGGCCGGCGACGGTGAGCATGGGCGGCGGGTCCAGACGCAGCATCCGGGCCAGCGCGTCCTCGATGACGCCCTGGACCGTCCGCTGGTTCGGCTGCCTCGCCCAGCCCGCGAAGTCCGACCCGTCGTAGGAGATGTCGAGCCGGAGTCGTACCAGTGCGGTCATGTCAGCCGAGTCGTCCTTCTGCAACGTCCGTTCATCCCTCCGGGCACACCGCGTTCGTCGGGCACTCCCCTGACACGCTCCCCGGTGAACCCTCGCCCTCCTGCCATGACCATGCGATCAAGTCTGGCAAAGTTCGGGCCCGCCGTCCCGATGGAAACGGCGGGCCCTCACGAATGTCGAGCAAACGCTCGACCAGGTCAAACGGCGGATTACTCCTTCTCGCCCTTGTCCTTGGCTTCCGCGTCCCCGGCGGCCTCGTCCTTGGCGTCGACGGCGGCGGTGTCGTCCGCCTCGGTCGCCGCCTCGTCCGCCTTGGCGTCGCTCTCCTCGGCCTTCGGCTCCGGGGCGGCCTTGGCGGCGGGAGCGGAGCCGCCGGTGGACGCCGCCAGCTGCTCCTGCACCAGCTCGATCACGGCCATCGGGGCGTTGTCGCCCTTGCGCGGCCCGATCTTGGTGATGCGGGTGTAGCCGCCGGGACGGCTCTCGAAGCGCGGCGCGATCTCGGTGAAGAGCTCGTGCAGGACGCCCTTGTCGCGGATCGTCTTGGCGACCAGGCGACGGTTGTGCAGGTCGCCCTTCTTCGCCTTGGTGATCAGCTTCTCCGCCAGCGGACGCACCCGCCGGGCCTTGGCCTCGGTGGTGGTGATGCGGCCGTGCTCGAACAGCGCCGTGGCCAGGTTGGCCAGGATCAGGCGCTGGTGCGCGGCGCCGCCGCCGAGGCGGGCGCCCTTGGTGGGCTGGGGCATGTCGTTTCCTTCCTGCACCGGCCGTGTCAGGTACCGGTGTCAGCTGGTTCCGGACCGGCCGGGGGCCTCGGGCCCCCGGCCGCCGGACTCGGGTTCCTAGTACTGCTCGGTCTCGGCGTAGCCCTGGTCGTCGTCGCCGTAGTTGTCGGCCGCCGCGCTCGGGTCGAACCCGGGCGGGGAGTCCTTCAGCGACAGGCCCATGTCGTTGAGCTTCTGCTTGACCTCTTCGATCGACTTGGCGCCGAAGTTGCGGATGTCGAGCAGGTCCTGCTCGCTGCGGGCGACGAGCTCGCCCACCGAGTGGATGCCCTCGCGCTTCAGGCAGTTGTAGGAGCGAACGGTGAGGTTCAGCTCCTCGATCGGCAGGGCGAGGTCCGCGGCCAGCGCGGCGTCCGTCGGGGACGGGCCCATGTCGATGCCCTCGGCCTCGACGTTGAGCTCCCGGGCCAGCCCGAACAGCTCGACGAGGGTCTTGCCGGCGGAGGCGACCGCGTCGCGCGGCAGCATCGCCTGCTTGGTCTCCACGTCCAGGATGAGGCGGTCGAAGTCGGTGCGCTGCTCGACTCGGGTGGCCTCGACCTTGTAGGTGACCTTGAGCACGGGCGAGTAGATGGAGTCGATCGGGATCCGGCCGATCTCCTGGCCCGGCTGCTTGTTCTGCGCGGCCGAGACGTAGCCGCGGCCGCGCTCGACCGTCAGCTCCATCTCCAGCTTGGCCTTGTTGTTCAGCGTGGCGATGTGCAGGTCCGGGTTGTGGACCTCCACGCCCGCCGGAGGCGCGATGTCGGCCGCGGTCACCTCGCCCGGGCCCTGCTTGCGCAGGTACATGACGACGGGCTCGTCGTGCTCGGAGGAGACGACGAGCTCCTTGAGGTTCAAGATGATGTCGGTGACGTCCTCCTTCACCCCCGGCACGGTCGAGAACTCGTGCAGGACGCCCTCGATCCGGATGCTGGTGACGGCGGCACCGGGAATGGAGGAGAGCAGGGTACGGCGCAGCGAGTTGCCGATCGTGTACCCGAAGCCCGGCTCCAGCGGCTCGATGGTGAACCGCGACCGGTACTCGTCGACCTGCTCTTCGGTGAGAGTCGGACGCTGAGCGATGAGCATGGTGGTGCCTTCTTTCCGCGGTGCCCGCTATTTGACTACCGCGTTCTGGATTCTTCCCCGATCCGCCGGGGTCCCAACGGGGGACCCCGGCGGGCGTTGAGCCCTTACTTGGAGTAGAGCTCGACGATCAGCTGCTCCTGGACGGGAGCGTCGATCTGCTGCCGGACGGGCAGGGAGTGCACGAGGATCCGCATCTTCTCGCCGTCGACCCCGAGCCACGCCGGGACCTGACGCTCGCCGACCTCGGCCTTGGCGACCTGGAACGGCGTCATCTCCAGCGACTTGGGCTTGACGTCGAGGATGTCGGCCTCGCCGACCAGGGCCGACGGGATGTTGACCTTCTTGCCGTTGACCCGGATGTGGCCGTGCCGGATGAGCTGGCGGGCCATGTCGCGGGACTTGGCGAAGCCTGCCCGGTAGACGACGTTGTCGAGCCGGCGCTCCAGCAGCGTGAGCAGGTTGTCACCCGTCTTGCCCTGCTGGCGGGTCGCCTCGACGTAGTAGTTGTGGAACTGCCGCTCCAGCACGCCGTAGATGCGCCGCGCCTTCTGCTTCTCGCGAAGCTGCAGCAGGTACTCGGTCTCCTTGGGCCGACCGCGACCGTGCTCACCCGGCGGGTAGGGACGGATCTCGATCGGGCACTTCGGGCCCTCGCACTTGCTGCCCTTGAGGAACAGCTTCATCTTCTCGCGGCGGCAGAGCTTGCAGTCCGCACCGGTGTAACGAGCCATTGTTCTAGATCTCCCCCTGCCTCAGACCCGGCGACGCTTCGGCGGGCGGCAGCCGTTGTGCGGAACGGGCGTGACGTCCTGGATCGAGCCCACCTCGAGGCCGGTCGCCTGCAGCGACCGGATGGCGGTCTCGCGGCCCGAGCCCGGGCCCTTCACGAAGACGTCGACCTTGCGCATGCCGTGCTCCATCGCGCGCCGGGCGGCGGCCTCGGCGGCCTGCTGCGCGGCGAACGGGGTGGACTTGCGCGAGCCCTTGAACCCGACGTGGCCCGAGGAGGCCCAGGAGATCACGTTGCCGTTGGGGTCGGTGATCGAAACGATCGTGTTGTTGAACGTGCTCTTGATGTGGGCGTGCCCGTGAGCGACGTTCTTCTTTTCCTTGCGGCGCACTTTCTTGGCGCCGACACGGCTCTTAGGAGGCATGTGCTCTCTCTACTCTTGAGGTCATCGATCCGGAGGACCGACTCCGGACTACTTCTTGCCGGCCTTCTTCTTGCCGGCCACGGTCTTCTTCTTGCCCTTGCGGGTGCGCGCGTTGGTCTGCGTGCGCTGACCGTGCACCGGAAGCCCGCGGCGGTGCCGGATGCCCTGGTAGCACCCGATCTCGATCTTGCGGCGGATGTCCGCCTGGACCTCGCGGCGAAGATCACCCTCGATCTTGTAGTTCGCCTCGATCCAGTCGCGGAGCTTGACCAGCTCGTCGTCGCCGAGCTGGTGCACGCGCAGGTCGCCGCTGATGCCGGTACCCGAGAGGGTCTCCAGCGCCCGCGTCCGGCCGATGCCGAAGATGTAGGTGAGAGCGACCTCAAGGCGCTTTTCGCGCGGGAGGTCGACGCCGAGGAGGCGTGCCATGTGGGCAGTTCCCTTCATTTGTCCGGAGGTATGGACGCACCGCTTCCGCGAACACCCTGCCCGGGTGGCGGCCCCGGCCTCCGAAGGTCCGGGGGTGCTCCTCCACACGACACTGCCGTACGTGCTGGACTCCGGATTTCCCGGACCCGGCACGTACGGCCGTGTGAAGGCTGCGGTGCGCTTGCTGGGTGGTGAGCGTCAGCCCTGACGCTGCTTGTGGCGCGGGTCGGAGCAGATGACCATGACCCGGCCGTGCCGACGGATGACGCGGCACTTGTTGCAGATCTTCTTGACGCTCGGCTTGACCTTCACTGGGTCTCCTAGAGATAAGGGTCACCCCCGCGCCGCCACGCACAGGGAAGGCAACCCCAGTGGGATTTACTTGTAGCGGTAGACGATCCGACCGCGCGTGAGGTCGTAGGGGCTCAGCTCCACAACAACGCGGTCGTCCGGCAGGATTCGGATGTAGTGCATCCGCATCTTGCCGCTGATGTGGGCGAGCACCTTGTGCCCGTTGTCGAGCTCCACCCTGAACATGGCGTTCGGCAGCGACTCGATGACGGTGCCCTCGATCTCGATGGCCCCTTCTTTCTTGGGCATGTCCTCCGCGCTTCGCTGATCGGCTCATTGGACGCGGCCCGGCTCTCCAGAGGAGAATCGGCCGCGACCCGCACCGCGGCGCGGAAGCGCCAGGAAGGGGAAATCGGGCGGCCGTCGACGGACCGACAAGGGAGTCTACGTCAACCGGCCGTCCAATGCGAAATCGACGCATGACACGCGTCCGGAGACTGCTCCCGAGTCAAGCATACATCGCCTGCGCGTTGTACCTTTCCAGGAGGAGAGACGTACGAGGAGGGTCAGCATGCCGAGCTATGACTTCGCGCTGATCCTCAGCCGTCCCCTCTACGAGGACGAACTCGACCCCCTGTTCGACCGCACGTACGGCGCGGTCACGGTGTCGATCATCAGCGAGCCGCAGCACACCGACCGTCCTCCAGCCCCCGCCCACCACCATCCGAACGACGAGCTCCGCTCGGCGGACCGTCTGGGCAACGCCTCGTGCACCTGGCCGGGCGCCACCCTCGCCGTGGCGATCATGGAGGTGGTCGGGCACGTCGAGGAGAGCGCGCCCGGCCTGCACGTCCTGCAGGTGGAGGCCGACCCGCTGCTGACCATCCGCGACATCGCCGAGCGGGTGGGCCGGTCCCTCGACTCGGTCCGGCACGCGATCACCGGGGCGCGCGGCACCACCGGCTTCCCGTCCTCGGAGATGTCCACCGCCGGTCACCGGCTGTGGCGGTGGTCCAAGGTCGCCGCCTGGTACGGGCTGGACGACCCCCAGCTCATCGAGGCCAAGCCGACCGTCCAGGCCATCAACGGCTGGCTCGCCCTCCGCGACGTCGTCCCCGACGTCGCCCCCGCCCCCGAAGAGATCACCTCGGCCCTGTCCCTGGTCATCCCCCACGTCGCCTGACCGGCGCCCAGGCGGCCAGGCTCCCGCCCGGGGCGCGGACGGACGTGCCCCGCACACCTTCACGCCCGGGCGACGAGGTCCTCGCCGGGGGGCGGGTCGACAGTGCGGCCGCGCGGACGCGAAGATCGTCCCGGCGCCCGGCGCCCGGGGCTGCCCGGGGCGCGGGGTTCCGTGATGTGCTGGGGGCAACGGGGAGGGGATCGATGGCGATCATCGCGCAGCTCAGCGATATCCATCTGGCGGCCGGGCGCGACGGCGGGATGGACGACGACTCCGGGCCGGTCCGCGCCCTGCGGGCCGCCGTGTCGAGCCTGCTGTCGCTGCCCGCGCGGCCGGACGCCGTCGTCCTGACCGGAGATCTCGCCGACCGCGGCCAGCCGGCCGAGTACGCCCGGCTGCACGCGCTGCTGTCGCCGCTGCCGATGGCCGTCTACCCGATGTGCGGCAACCACGACGACCGCGACGAGATGCGCCGGATGTTCGCCGACCATCCGGCGGTCGCGGCGACGGGGACCGGGCCCGGGGCTCCCGTCCAGTACGCCGTCGACGTGGCCGGCGTGCGCCTGGTGTGCTGCGACACCACCGTCGACGGCCATCCCCACGGGCACATGAGCGAGGAGAGGCTCGACTGGCTGGAGGAGACGCTGAGCGCCGCGCCCGGCGTCCCGACCGTCATCGCCACGCACCACCCGCCGTACCCGATCGGGATGCGGTTCATCGACGACCTGCGGTTCGTCGACCCCGCCGGATTCGCGTCCGTGATCTCCCGGCACCCGCAGGTCGTCCGGGTGATCTCCGGGCACGCGCACCGGGCGACGGTCGGATCGCTGGCGGGACGGGTCTGCACCACCTGCCCGAGCACCTACCGGCAGCTGTTCCTCGACCTCACCCAGCGGGGCCGCGCGGCCGTCACCGGGGAGCCCGCCGGGTTCGCCCTCCACCTGGTCGGCGAGGACGGCACCGCCACCACCCACTTCGCCCCGACCGGGAACTACCGGCCCCTGATGGACGTGGAGTGAGCCCCGCCGGGCGGGCGCGTCAGCAGTCGCCCCGGCGCCCGCCGAAGAGCGTGCGCATCAGCAGGACGGCGCCCCACGGGCCCGCCACCCAGATCCACCACGGGTAGACCGCGCCCGCCGTCACCAGGATGATCAGCCACACCGTCACATTGATCGCGCTGACCGTCGCCCAGGCGCCCCACATCGCCCACATCCGCTGCGGTTCGAGGTCGCCGGACGGCCGCCGCGCCGGCGACGCGGTGCCCTTGCTCTGCGTCGCGGGGACCGGGAGCTGGTAAAGGTCCTCCTCCGGCAGGTCGGACGTGACCTCCTGGAGTTGCCCGAGCGTCTTCGCCCCGTAGACCGCGTCCAGCCGCTCCTGCAGCTCGTCCATCGTGATCCGGCCCTCCGCGCAGTGCTCGCGCAGACTCGCCGCCACCCGGTCGCGGTCGGCGTCCGACGCCCGGATCTCAGGGTTCGGCGCCATCGTTCCTCCGCTCCTCAGGACCTGCCTTCTCTATCCATTCTGCGGCGCGGATCCGAGCTTCGCGAACCGATCGCGGCCCTCGTCGAGCGCGGTCAGCACGCGAGGCCCGTCCGCCGTGACCGCGAACGTGTGCTCGAAGTGCGCCGAGGCGCGCCCGTCGGTCGTCACGACCGTCCAGCCGTCGTCGAGCTCGGCGGTCTCCTTCGTGCCGAGGTTCACCATCGGCTCCACCGCGAAGCACATGCCCGGCTCCAGGACGGGCCCGTGCCCGGGCGCCCCGTGGTTGGGGATCAGCGGGTCCATGTGCATCTCGGTCCCGATGCCGTGCCCCCCGTAGCCCTCGACGATGCCGTAGGGACCCTGAGAACGGATGTGGGCCTCGATCGCATGGGAGATGTCCGTGAGGCGGGCGCCGGCGCGCCCGGCCGCGAGGCCGCGCCACAGGGACGCCTCCGTGACCTCCAGCAGCCGCCGCTCCTCGTCGGTGATCTCCCCCACCGG is a genomic window of Actinomadura citrea containing:
- the rpsI gene encoding 30S ribosomal protein S9; this translates as MDDTTGAEQAAELDSYEEAPSEYSTETPESAGEGLLGQPVATGPAAGTGRRKQAIARVRIVPGSGQWKINGRTLDQYFPNKVHQQIVNEPFVLLGLEGQFDVLARVNGGGTTGQAGALRLGISRALQFANIEHRPALKKAGFLTRDARVPERKKAGLKKARKAPQYSKR
- a CDS encoding DNA-directed RNA polymerase subunit alpha, whose protein sequence is MLIAQRPTLTEEQVDEYRSRFTIEPLEPGFGYTIGNSLRRTLLSSIPGAAVTSIRIEGVLHEFSTVPGVKEDVTDIILNLKELVVSSEHDEPVVMYLRKQGPGEVTAADIAPPAGVEVHNPDLHIATLNNKAKLEMELTVERGRGYVSAAQNKQPGQEIGRIPIDSIYSPVLKVTYKVEATRVEQRTDFDRLILDVETKQAMLPRDAVASAGKTLVELFGLARELNVEAEGIDMGPSPTDAALAADLALPIEELNLTVRSYNCLKREGIHSVGELVARSEQDLLDIRNFGAKSIEEVKQKLNDMGLSLKDSPPGFDPSAAADNYGDDDQGYAETEQY
- the rpsK gene encoding 30S ribosomal protein S11 produces the protein MPPKSRVGAKKVRRKEKKNVAHGHAHIKSTFNNTIVSITDPNGNVISWASSGHVGFKGSRKSTPFAAQQAAEAAARRAMEHGMRKVDVFVKGPGSGRETAIRSLQATGLEVGSIQDVTPVPHNGCRPPKRRRV
- a CDS encoding CAP domain-containing protein, whose protein sequence is MAATASALAIGTGVVIDRLVLPQFRSEKTSASGAQRDPSVEVPTGPQSDPLAATGKGSGSGSGSGSGTGAGGRTSASPAPTAEEQTPPLKVIHPPKSASAKPSKSKRSPGSDAPSTPGGGTTPGGGSGGSGGASGPEASVVSLTNAERAKHGCPALRTDARLATAARKHSADMAANNYFDHTSRNGDSPWKRMEDAGYSSPGAENIAKGYPTASAVVKGWMDSPGHRANILNCGLRAIGVGMASGSGGPLWTQDFGWK
- the rpsM gene encoding 30S ribosomal protein S13; translated protein: MARLLGVDLPREKRLEVALTYIFGIGRTRALETLSGTGISGDLRVHQLGDDELVKLRDWIEANYKIEGDLRREVQADIRRKIEIGCYQGIRHRRGLPVHGQRTQTNARTRKGKKKTVAGKKKAGKK
- the truA gene encoding tRNA pseudouridine(38-40) synthase TruA, whose protein sequence is MTALVRLRLDISYDGSDFAGWARQPNQRTVQGVIEDALARMLRLDPPPMLTVAGRTDAGVHARGQVAHLVVPVAAYSAINGTMPRRLAGLLPPDVRVWRVSIAPEGFDARFSALSRRYVYRVCDNPFGVEPLRRHDVLWHPRPLNLGRMNEAARRLVGENDFAAYCRRREGATTIRELLRYEWARDDRDPHLALATVQADAFCHSMVRALVGALLMVGDGRREVEWPAQVLAARVRDSGVNVAPAHGLSLEEIRYPEDESLARRAQETRRVRTLNATAAAAADQPPAPPGGAAPRQGG
- the rplQ gene encoding 50S ribosomal protein L17, which produces MPQPTKGARLGGGAAHQRLILANLATALFEHGRITTTEAKARRVRPLAEKLITKAKKGDLHNRRLVAKTIRDKGVLHELFTEIAPRFESRPGGYTRITKIGPRKGDNAPMAVIELVQEQLAASTGGSAPAAKAAPEPKAEESDAKADEAATEADDTAAVDAKDEAAGDAEAKDKGEKE
- the rplM gene encoding 50S ribosomal protein L13, whose amino-acid sequence is MRTYTPKPADVQRQWYVIDATDVVLGRLASQVAQLLRGKHKPIYAPHLDTGDFVVIVNADKVALSGNKLEQKRAYRHSGYPGGLRSVSYADLLAKHPERAVEKAIKGMLPKNSLGRKMFGKVKVYAGPDHPHQAQKPVPFEITQISQIKK
- the rpsD gene encoding 30S ribosomal protein S4, which codes for MARYTGADCKLCRREKMKLFLKGSKCEGPKCPIEIRPYPPGEHGRGRPKETEYLLQLREKQKARRIYGVLERQFHNYYVEATRQQGKTGDNLLTLLERRLDNVVYRAGFAKSRDMARQLIRHGHIRVNGKKVNIPSALVGEADILDVKPKSLEMTPFQVAKAEVGERQVPAWLGVDGEKMRILVHSLPVRQQIDAPVQEQLIVELYSK